A window of [Limnothrix rosea] IAM M-220 genomic DNA:
CTCTAATGCAGCAGATTGTTGCTTCTAGTATTACTCATACAGAAAAGACAGGATATTCACCTAATGCTGAAGAATTAGATGAGATCATTATTCTTTGAAGGCAACACATGGGAAGCCTACGAAGCACTGAGACAGAAAGACAAGAAGATCTATAAATCTCTTTGTCGCATCCTGAAGGAAATGCTCCGAGATAATCCCGCTATTGGCACTGGTAAACCAGAACCCCTGAAACATAATCTATCTAGCCTATGGTCGCGGCGCATCAGCCAGAAAGATCGTGTTATTTACAAATACGATGAAGAATATATTTATATCTTTGCGATTGGCGGTCATTACGATCAATTCTGATCAAAGATGCTTTTAAAAACCTAGGTCAGATTTAGCGAGTTCTGCTTCGGCAAAGAGTTCTTGGTCATCCATATCTTGATAGTCACTGATACCAATTTCTCGGTAAAACTGTTGGTCATAGGAACGAGTATGGACAACAACAGGCATCGGTAACGCATGACCTAAAACTAGGGCTTGTTGTTTGGAATCCAGTTTGGCGAGAACTGAGCGGAGATTTCCGCCGCCAGAAACGCCCATAAAAATTGCTTCAATATCTTTTTCGTCATTGAGTAAACAAGTTACCCGCGTCCCAATTTGCGACATGACTTCGTTATCGATGCCCGATGGTCTTTGGTCTACCACCAACAACGTCACATAGTATTTCCGCATCTCTCGGGCGATGGTTCCAAAGATGGTTTGATGGACAATCTTTGAATCTAGAAAGCGGTGTGCTTCTTCAATCGTAATGACGAGTTGGCGGGGCTTATCTTGGGGG
This region includes:
- a CDS encoding Txe/YoeB family addiction module toxin; protein product: MRSLFFEGNTWEAYEALRQKDKKIYKSLCRILKEMLRDNPAIGTGKPEPLKHNLSSLWSRRISQKDRVIYKYDEEYIYIFAIGGHYDQF